The proteins below are encoded in one region of Berryella intestinalis:
- the hisE gene encoding phosphoribosyl-ATP diphosphatase translates to MSAKTYIPQGEQSAPSQIGATLEALASSIAERHRAADAGSYTYRLLSGGVDEVLKKVMEEAGEVALAAKDAQAAASAVRAHEGAASVPDRMKGALADSADAACDHLRYEAADVVYHLLVVLERFGIGLDEFAAELNSRMTESERPRGGALIMPDHVKRGK, encoded by the coding sequence ATGTCTGCGAAAACCTACATTCCCCAAGGAGAGCAATCGGCTCCGTCGCAGATAGGCGCGACACTCGAAGCGCTCGCGTCCTCCATAGCCGAGCGCCATCGCGCCGCCGATGCGGGCAGCTACACCTACCGGCTGCTGTCGGGCGGGGTCGACGAGGTGCTGAAGAAGGTTATGGAGGAGGCGGGGGAGGTCGCGCTTGCGGCCAAAGACGCCCAGGCGGCCGCATCGGCGGTGCGCGCGCACGAGGGCGCGGCGTCGGTTCCCGATCGGATGAAGGGCGCTCTGGCCGACTCGGCGGACGCCGCATGCGATCATCTGCGCTACGAGGCCGCCGACGTCGTGTATCATCTTTTGGTCGTGCTCGAGCGCTTCGGCATCGGCCTGGACGAGTTCGCAGCCGAGCTGAACAGCCGCATGACCGAATCGGAGCGTCCGCGCGGCGGCGCCCTGATCATGCCCGACCATGTCAAAAGGGGGAAGTAA